From Bradyrhizobium sp. AZCC 1610:
AAGAGAAGCTGGTGGTCGAGTCGATCCCGGCACTTTCCTTTCGCACCGCGACCGCCGAAGAACTGGTCCACGAAGAAAGCCGGTTCGATGCCGTTCTGGGCTTCAACTATCTGCACTTGGTGCGCAACGTGCCGGGCACGCTACGCAGCATCCACGCCCTGCTGAAGCCTGGGGGCCTGTTCATCTCGAAAACGCCTTGTCTGGGAGACATGAACCCGCTGATCCGGCTGCTCCTGCTGCCCGCGATGCGAGCCATCGGAAAAGCGCCACATGTCAGCTCCCTCGGCGCATCCGCGCTGGAGCAGCTGATCATTGGCGCGGGTTTCGACGTCCTTGTCAGGGAGGGCCACGCCAGCAAGGGCAAGGACCAACGCCCCTACATTGTGGCCCGTAAGCGATGATCGACGCATCGCTGCAACCGTCATCTTCTGGCTCGGAAAAATGAGTCCCTGACCCTAGAATGTTTCCCGTTCCAGGAAGTTCGATCCGATGTCGGCCTTCCTCTTGATGGGGTCATAGTCGCAAAAGACGCTATCGGCGACCAGCGTGTAGCTCGGGATGATCGTATCCTTGTTCAGCTTGACGGAAGTCAGGCCAATAACGGCGGTCTGCTTGCCGCCGGTCCATTTGAACGGGGTCGTGCTCTGCGCCCGCTCGCAGGCCGCTACCGCGTCGGCGAAGACCGAGCTCTCGACGAAGGCCTTCACCGTCCGAAGCTGTCCCAGCGTTTTCCAGTTCATGTAGAATGACCCGACAAGGCCCGCAGCGAGCAGGACCACGAGCGCCATCAGGATGCGTTGAACGGTCATTGCTCTCCCCCGCCAGATCGAAATGTCAAAACGGCAGCCCCATCAGCTTCGACAGCCGTTCGATGTTCAGATAGCCTTGGTGATACGCCCACATCCCGATGCCGAAGATCACGGCCGAGATCACGGTGGTCCAGAGCAGCTTGTAGCCCATCCGCGCCATGACCGGCGCCCCGGGATCGGTGCCGGGAGCGCCTTCGCCATCCTCGTGCTGGCTGCGGACGCCGAACGGCAGCGTCGTGAACAGCACGACCCACCAGAGCACGAAGTAGATCGCAAGCGCGGTGGAGATGCTGTAGGCCATCAGGGTTCACGCCTGTTCGATTTCGACGAGCGCGCCGGAAAAATCCTTCGGGTGGAAAAACAGCACCGGCTTGCCGTGGGCGCCGATCTTCGGCACGCCGTCGCCGAGCACGCGGGCGCCCTCGCTAATCAGCTTGTCACGCGTGGCGATGATGTCGGGCACGTCGTAGCAGATGTGGTGAATGCCGCCGTCGGCGTTACGCTCGACGAATTTGGCGATCGGCGAGGCTTCGCCGAGCGGCTGGATGAACTCGATCTTGGTGTTGGGCAGCGTCACGAACACGGTGATGACGCCATGCTCCGGCAAAGGCACCGCGCCGGAGATTTCGGCGCCGAATGCGCCGCCATAGATTTTTGCCGCCTTTTCCGCGTCCTTGACCGCGATCGCAACATGATTGAGCCGGCCCAGCATGACACTCCACTCCCTGCTTCCTGCGCCTTCTCGGCAGGTCCGCGATCGAAAACGCCTTTGTACCTCAAACCGTCAGAACATGAACGAGGCAAATCGGCTTCTTGCCCCACTGCTCGTTGATGACGGCCCGCACCGCACGGCGCACCGATTCCGCCGTCGCGTCCGCATCGCGCCGCCGCGCCCGCGGCAGGTTTTCCACCGTCGAAACCACCGCATCGAATACCATTTCGTCGATCACCTCGCCGGCCGCATTCTTCTCGGGGATGCCGACGAGATCAACCTCGGGATCGTCGGCCAGTTCGCCCTTGTCGGTCATGGCGATCGCCACGAAGGCGCAGCCGGCAAATCCCATCCGGCGCCGCTCGACCACGGCACGAGACTTGGAATCCTCCAGGATGTTGCCGTCCTTGTAGATCCGCCCCGACGGAAGTTCGTCGATGATGGCGGGATCGCCCGGTCCGAGCTTGACCAGATCGCCATTGCGGCAGATCAGCACCTTCGGCACGCCGGCCGTGCGCGCCAGCTTGGCGTGTTCGGAGAGATGCAGCGCCTCGCCATGGACGGGGATCAGGATCTGCGGGCGCACCCATGAGATCATGTCGCGCAGCTCGTCGCGGCGCGGATGGCCGGAGACGTGGACGAGATCGGTGCGGTCGGTGATGACCTCGATGCCCTGGGTAACCAGGCCATTGATGATGCCGCCGACCGCCTTCTCGTTGCCGGGGATGGTGCGCGAGGAAAAGATCACGCAGTCGCCCTTGTTCAGCGTCACCTGCGGATGGTCGTTATTGGCGATCCTGGCGAGCGCCGCCCGCGGCTCGCCCTGGCTGCCGGTGCACAGCGCCAGCACCTTGTTCGGCGGGAAATGGCCGTAGTAATCGGCGCTGCGGAAATTCTGTACGCCGTCGAGATAGCCGGTCTCGCGGGCGACCTGCACCACGCGCTCCATGGCGCGGCCGACCACGACCACCTCGCGATCGGCGGCTCTCGCAGCGCCCGCCACTGCTTTCAAGCGAGCGACGTTGGAGGCGAAGGTGGTGACAGCGACCCGGCCCTTGGCGGCCTTCACCAGCTTGGTAATGGTGGCGGCGACCTCGGTCTCCGAGGGCGAGCGCCCTTCCCGCACCGCGTTGGTGGAATCCCCGACCAGCGCCAGCACGCCGGCATCGCCGAGTTCGCGCAACCGTCGCTCGTCGGTCGGAAGCCCGATGATTGGTGTCGGATCGATCTTCCAGTCGCCGGTGTGCAGCACGGTGCCGACCGCGGTGTGGATCGCGAGCGCATGCGATTCCGGAATCGAGTGCGCGACCGGAATGAACTCGACGGTGAACGGCCCGAGATCGACGCGGCCGCCCGATGGCACCACCGTCACGGGTATCTTCGGCGGATTGCGCTCGGAGGCGCACTTGGCCTCGAACAGCGCCGCGCTGAATTGGGTCGCGTAGATCTTGCATTGCAGCTTCGGCCAGAGGTCGATGATCGCGCCGAAATGATCCTCATGGGCGTGCGTCAGCACCAGGCCCATCAGGTTGTTGCGCTCCTTCTCGAGGAAGCGGATGTCGGGCATAATCAGGTCGATGCCCGGCAAATGCTCCTCGTCGCCGAAGGAGACGCCGAGATCGACCGCGAGCCAGGACCGCTGCTGGCGGTTGCCGAGCCCGTAGATCGACAGGTTCATGCCGATCTCGCCGACGCCGCCGAGCGGCGCAAAGGTCAATTCATCCGGCCGCGCCATCAGGCCGCTCCCACTGACGCCGCAGCGCCGAAATAGACTTCGCCCGCGGTGACGGCCGCGCGCTTACCGTCGGCTGTGCGGACGATCAGACAGCCGCTCTCGTCGATGGTATCGAACGTGCCTTCGACGGTCGCGTTTCCGGTCTGGATTGCAACCCGCTCGCCGAGGCCGAACGCGCGCTCCAGCCACAGCCTTCGGATTTCGGCAAAGCCGCGGCCATTGTCCCAGATGCCGCGGAATTCGACCCAGGCCTCCGACAGCGCGGTGAACAGTTCCTCCGCGCCGATTTGAACGCCGAGCACAGCCAGCGACGTCGCCGGCGTCGGCGTGCCCTCGGGCGCCGCAATGACGTTGGTGCCAATGCCGACCACGACCGCGAGCCGGTCGCCGGCCATGGCTTCCGCCTCCAGCAGGATCCCGGCGAGCTTCTGCCGCTCCGCCAGCACGTCGTTCGGCCATTTCAGGGCGTATTTCAGAGGCTCCGCCCCGGCCCGCCGCACATTGGCTTCGATGCTGAGTTTCTGCAGCGCGCTTTCAAGCGAAAGACCCGCGGCAAAGCCAAGCGTCGCCGCGACCGCCGGCGACACGTCCATGACTTCGAGAATGCTGCTGGCGAGGTTACCGCGCGGCGCGATCCAGGCACGCTGTCGGCGGCCTCGGCCCGCCGTCTGCTCCGTTGTCACGAACCACATCGGGCCGCGCTCGCCATCGCGGGCGCGGGACATGGCTTCGGCGTTGGTCGAACCGATCTGGTCGAAGGCGGCGAGGCCGTAGCCCGCCGATCTGGCTGTGGGACCGAGCGAAAAGGTCATTTCCAATTTCTGTGCATGATCTTCTCCGAAAACCGGGGGCCACTTTTCGGGATCATGCACTCTAAAACAGCGACTTCGCCGCCGCCGTGGCGACGCTGACCAGCGGCCCCGGATAGACGAAGAAGAAGATGTTGAAAATGCCGGCGGCCGCCAGCACCGTGCGCAGTTCGATGCGCATCGGCTCGATCTCGCCGGCCGGCTCGTCGAAATACATCAGCTTGATGATGGTGAGATAGTAGAACGCGCCCACCACGCTGGTGAGCACACCGATGACGGCGAGCGTGAACAGGTCTGCCTTGATCGCGGCCACGAACACGTACCATTTGGCGAAGAAACCCGCGAGCGGCGGAATGCCGGCCAGCGAGAACAACAGCATGGCGAAGAAGAACGCCAGCAGCGGGTTGGTGCGCGAAAGCCCTGCGAAATCGCTGATCTGCTCCATCGGCTGGCCATCGCGCTTCATGCTCAGGATGACCGCGAAGGTGCCGAGCGTCATCGCGACATAGATCGCGATATAGACCAGCACGCCCTGCGCGCCCTCGACGGTGCCCGACGCGAGCCCAACCAGCGCAAAGCCCATATGGCCGATCGAAGAATAGGCCATCAGGCGCTTGATGTTCTTCTGCCCGATGGCGGCGAACGAGCCCAGCGCCATCGAGGCGATCGCGACGAACACGAGGATTTGCTGCCATTGCGGGACAATGCCCGGGAAAGCCGTCAACGTGACGCGCGTGAACACGGCGAGCGCGGCAACCTTCGGCGCGGAGGCAAAGAACGCGGTGACCGGCGTCGGCGCGCCTTCATAGACGTCGGGCGTCCACATATGGAACGGCACGGCGGATACCTTGAAGCAGAGCCCCGCCAGCAGGAATACGAGGCCGAACACGATGCCGACGCTACCGGTCTTCACTGCTGCCGCGATGCCGGCAAAATCGACCGTGCCGGTGAAGCCGTAGATCAGCGAGGCGCCGTACAGCAGCATCCCCGAGGACAGCGCGCCGAGCACAAAGTACTTCAGGCCGGCCTCGGTGGACTTGGCGTTGTCGCGGTTAGAGGCGGCGACCACGTAGAGCGCGAGGCTCATCAGCTCGAGCCCAAGATAGAGCATGATCAGGTCGGCGGCCGAGATCAGCACCATCATGCCGAGCGTGGAGAGCAGCACCAGGATCGAATATTCGAAAATGCGCCGCGACGGGTCGGACAAAAACTCCGTCGACAGGATCAGCGTCACCGCCGAGCCAATGATCGCAAGTATCTTCAGGAAACGGGCAAAATCGTCGACGATGAAGCTGCCGCCGAAGGTCGTCAGCTTGCCGGCCGGCAGCATCAGCTCCAGCGCGCCGGTGACGACCAGCAGCACCACCGCGAGGCTGGTAACCAGTCTGGTTGTCCCCTCGCCGCGATAGGCGCCCAGCATCAGCAGCGCCATGGCGCCGACGGCCAGCACCAGCTCCGGCAGCACCGGCAGCAACTGATAACCTGCACTCGAAAAGCTCATTGCGCTTTATATCCTTGACGCGTTTTGTTCATGCGAACCGGCTTCCACTTCGCTTCAAAACGCTACGTTACTGGACCAGCGCGGCTGCCTTCACGGCAGTCACGGCGGCATTGTAATTGTTGACGAGTTGCTGAACCGAGGCCGCCGACATGTCGAGCACCGGCTTCGGATAGACGCCGAACAGAATGGTGAGGAACACCAGCGGGAACATCATCAGGCTCTCGCGGAACGTCAGATCCTTGATGCTCGCCAGTGACGGTTTTGTCAGTGGGCCAAACACGACCTTCCGATACAGCCACAGCGCATACGCCGCCGACAGGATCACGCCCAGGGTTGCAAACGTCGCGGTCGGGATCGAGACCTTGAAGGTGCCGACCAGCGTCATGAATTCGCCGACGAAGCCGGAAGTGCCGGGCAGACCGACATTGGCCATAGTAAAGACCATGAACACCAGCGCGTAGAGCGGCATCCGGTTGACGAGGCCGCCATAGGCCGCGATCTCGCGGGTATGCATGCGGTCGTAGACGATGCCGACGCACAGGAACAGCGCGCCGGAGACGATGCCGTGCGACACCATCTGGAATACGCCGCCGGCCACGCCCTGCGTGGTCCCTGCGAAGATGCCCATGGTGACGAAGCCCATATGGGCTACCGACGAATAGGCGATCAGCTTCTTGATGTCTTCCTGCATCAAGGCCACCAGCGAGGTGTAGACGATGGCGATCACCGACAGCGTGAAGATGATCCAGGCGAAATCATGCGACGCCAGCGGGAACATCGGCAGCGAGAAGCGCAGGAATCCGTAGCCGCCCATCTTCAACAGGATCGCGGCCAGAATCACCGAGCCTGCGGTTGGCGCCTCGACGTGGGCGTCCGGCAGCCAGGTGTGCACCGGCCACATCGGCATCTTCACCGCGAAGGAAGCAAAGAACGCCAGCCACGCCCAGGTCTGCAACGAGCGCGGCACCGCGGTGTGCATCAAGGTCGGGATGTCGGTCGTGCCGGCATTCCAGTACAGCGCCATGATCGCCAGCAGCATCAGCACCGAGCCGAGCAGCGTGTAGAGGAAAAACTTGAACGATGCATAGACCCGGCGCGCGCCGCCCCAGACGCCGATGATCAGGAACATCGGGATCAGGCCGCCCTCGAAGAACAGGTAGAACAGCACGAGGTCGAGCGCGGAGAAGGTGCCGACCATCAGCGTTTCCAGCAGCAGGAACGCCATCATGTATTCGCGCACCCGCATCGTGATCGATTTCCAGCTCGCGATGATGCAGAACGGCATCAAGGCGGTGGTCAGGATCACGAACGGCAGCGAAATGCCGTCGACACCCATGTGATAGGTGATGCCGCTGGCGAGCCAGTTCGCCTTTTCGACGAACTGGAAATCCGGGTTGGCGGCATCGAAGCGCCAAACCAGGATCAGCGACACCCCGAAAGTGACCAGCGTGGTCCACAGCGCGATCCAGCGCGCATTGCGCCGTGCGGCCTCGTCGTCGCCGCGGGTGAGATAGATCGCCAGCGCGCCGATGACCGGCAGGAACGTGACGACCGAAAGGATGGGCCAGGTTGTCATTACTGGCCTCCCAAGCCGAACATGAACCAGGTGATCAGCCCTGCGACGCCGATCAGCATCGCAAAGGCATAGTGATAGAGATAACCGGTCTGGATCTTCACCACGTTGCGCGTGACATCGAGCACGCGCGCCGAAACGCCATCCGGGCCGAAGCCGTCGATGACGAAGCCGTCGCCCTTCTTCCACAGGAAGCGGCCGAGCCACTTCGCCGGGCGGACGAAGATGAGCTCATAGAGCTCGTCGAAATACCATTTGTTGAGCAGGAACTGGTAGAGCATCTGGTGCTGGTTGGCGAGTTCGACCGGCAGATACGGCCGGCGGATGTAGAACAGCCACGACACCAGAAAGCCCACGACCATCATCACCGTCGGCAGGAACGCTATCACCGGCGAGATGTGGTGCATCTCGTCGATGATGTGCGGGTGCATCTTGAGCGACTCGCGGAAGAACTCTTCCACGCCGTGGCCCGCAAACACTTCCTTGAACGGGAAGCCGGCCAGAATCGAGCCTGCGGCGAGGATGCCGATCGGGACCAGCATCCACATTGGCGCTTCATGGGCCGCCTCGTAATGGTGCTGGTCGTGCGGCTCGCCGTGGAACGTCTTGAAGATCAGGCGCCACGAATAGAACGAGGTGAGACCGGCCGCGATCACCGTCATCGCGAAGCCGTAATACGCGAATGGATTGTGCGCGACATAGGCGGACTCGATGATCGCGTCCTTGGAGAAATAGCCGGCTGTCAGCGGGAAGCCGGTCAGCGCCAGGGTGCCGATCACCATCACGCTATAGGTGTAGGGAATCTTGTCCTTCAGCCCGCCCATGTTGCGGATGTCCTGCTCGTGATGCATCGCGTAGATCACCGAGCCGGAACCCAAAAACAGCAGCGCCTTGAAGAAGGCGTGCGTGAACAAATGGAAGATGCCGACCGAATAGGCCCCTGCCCCCATCGCCACGAACATGTAGCCGAGCTGCGAACAGGTCGAGTAGGCAACGATGCGCTTGATGTCGTTCTGGACGAGGCCGACAGTTGCCGCAAAGAACGCGGTGGTGGCGCCGAAGAACATCACCACGGCCTGCGCGTTGGGCGCGAGCTCGAACAGCGGCGACAGCCGCGCCACCATGAACACGCCGGCCGTCACCATGGTTGCGGCGTGGATCAGCGCGGAGACCGGCGTCGGGCCTTCCATCGCGTCCGGCAGCCAGGTGTGCAGCAGGAACTGGGCCGACTTGCCCATCGCGCCCATGAAGAGCAACAGGCAGGTCAGCGTCAGCGCGTCGGCGTGCCAGCCGAAGAAATCGACGGTCTTGCCCGACAGCCCCGGCGCGCCGGCAAAAATCGTCTCGAAGTCGGTCGAGCCAATCAGCATGAAGATGGCGAGAATGCCGAGCGCAAAACCGAAATCGCCGACGCGGTTGACCACGAAGGCCTTGATTGCCGCCGCGTTCGCCGAGGGCTTGTGGTACCAGAAGCCGATCAGCAGATAACTCGCCAGACCGACGCCCTCCCAGCCGAAGAACAGCTGGACCAGATTGTCCGCGGTCACCAGCATCAGCATCGCGAAGGTGAACAGCGACAGATAGGCAAAGAACCGCGGCCGATACGGATCCTCGTCCATGTAGCCGATGGAGTAGAGGTGCACGAGCGACGAGATAGTGTTCACCACCACCAGCATCACGGCGGTCAGCGTGTCGACGCGCAGCGCCCACGCCACCTGCAGGTCGCCGGAATTGATCCAGGGGAATAGCGCGATCCTTACGACATCACGGTGCAGGAAGCCGATGTCGACCAGCACCACCCAGGAGAGCGCCGCGGAAACGAACAGAAGTCCCGTGGTGATCAGCTCGGCCGCGCGCGAACCCTGCGCCGGCGGCTCCGAGACGTGGTGGTCGTCGTGGCCGTGATCGTCATGGCTATCGGTGGCATGGGCGTGATCGCCATGACCGTGGTCGTGATGTTTGACCTCATCGCCGCTCGGGTTGCGCGCATGCGCGCCGAAAATCGCGATCAGGCCCGCCAGAATGGCGCCCAGCAGCGGCAGAAAGACGATTGCCTGAACCATAGCTGAGCTAGCCCTTCATCAGATTGACGTCTTCAACCGCGATCGAACCGCGGTTGCGGAAATACACCACAAGCACCGCGAGACCGATCGCAGCTTCAGCCGCCGCAACCGTCAGCACCAAGAGCGCAAACACCTGCCCGACGATGTCGCCGAGGAAGGTCGAGAACGCCACCAGGTTGATGTTGACTGCGAGCAGGATCAGCTCGATCGACATCAGGATGACGATGATGTTCTTGCGGTTCAGGAAGATGCCGAGAATCCCGAGCGTGAACAGGATGGCGCCGACCGCGAGATAGTGCCCCAGACCGATCGTCATTTCACCCACTCCGCCGCATCCGCGTCCTGCAGACCTTGCCCGGACGCCACCTTGCGCACGGCCATCGCCAGTTCCGGCGTCCGCGCATTCTGCACGTTGATGTCCTGCCGCTTGACCTTCGCCTTGTGGCGCAGCGTCAGCACGATGGCGCCGATCATCGCCACCAGGAGCACCATGCCGGCGATCTGGAAGTAGTGGATGTACTTCGTATAGAGCACCAGCCCGAGCGCCTCGGTGTTGCTGACATTGGTCGGGATCGCCGCCGTGATCTGCTTGACGGTACCGGGATTGATGACCCAGCCGCCGGCGACCAGCAGCAGTTCGACGAGGAAAATGCCGCCGATCACCAAACCAATCGGCAGGTATTCCAGAAAACCTTCGCGCAGTTCGACGAAGTCGACGTCGAGCATCATGATCACGAACAGGAACAGCACTGCGACCGCGCCGACATAGACCACGATCAGCATCATGCCGAGGAATTCGGCGCCCATCAGCACGAACAGGCCGGCAGCGTTGACGAAGGCCAGGATCAGGTACAGCACGGAGTGCACGGGATTGCGCGACACAATCACCATGACCGCCGAGGCCACGCAGACGCCGGCGAAGAGATAGAAGAACAGCGCGGGAAGGATCATGCCCTCACCTCACCGGTACGGCGCGTCGAGTTCGATGGCTTTCGCAATCTCGCGCTCCCAGCGGTCGCCATTGGCGAGCAGTTTCGCCTTGTCATAATAAAGTTCCTCGCGGGTCTCGGTCGCGAATTCGAAATTCGGTCCTTCGACGATGGCATCGACCGGGCAGGCTTCCTGGCACAGGCCGCAATAGATGCATTTCACCATATCGATGTCGTAGCGCACGGTGCGGCGGGTGCCATCGTTGCGGCGCGGCCCGGCCTCGATCGTGATCGCCTGCGCCGGGCAGATCGCCTCGCACAGCTTGCAGGCGATGCAGCGCTCCTCGCCGTTCGGATAGCGGCGCAGCGCATGCTCGCCGCGGAAGCGCGGTGAGATCGGGCCCTTCTCGAAGGGATAGTTCAGCGTCGGCTTCGGCTTGAAGAAATAGCGCATGGCGAGAAAGAACGCCGATACGAATTCGCTCAAGAGAAGCGCACGGGCGGTTGCGTTGACGTTGACACTCATGCCCAGGTCCTCTTTCTGCCGCCGGCCCTCGTCATCAAAGAAGCTGACCGACGTAGTATCCAACCGCGACCATGATCGGAATGTCTGCGAGCAAGATCATCCGAATGGCCGCCGCGCTGCGTTCGCGCTCCTCCGCGCTTGTGATCGAATCCACCGTCTGACGTTGGAGCATGAACATGGTCACGAAATAGATCAGGCTCGATGCCGCCAATCCCACGGCGGCACCGATCAGGCCAGGTATAGATAGCATTGCGTTCTACCCTCCTCATTTCGGCGCGATCCCGGCAAACTGCAGCACCCCGGCGACGATCACCACCATCGCCAGCGACAGCGGCAAAAACACCTTCCAGCCG
This genomic window contains:
- a CDS encoding biotin--[acetyl-CoA-carboxylase] ligase → MTFSLGPTARSAGYGLAAFDQIGSTNAEAMSRARDGERGPMWFVTTEQTAGRGRRQRAWIAPRGNLASSILEVMDVSPAVAATLGFAAGLSLESALQKLSIEANVRRAGAEPLKYALKWPNDVLAERQKLAGILLEAEAMAGDRLAVVVGIGTNVIAAPEGTPTPATSLAVLGVQIGAEELFTALSEAWVEFRGIWDNGRGFAEIRRLWLERAFGLGERVAIQTGNATVEGTFDTIDESGCLIVRTADGKRAAVTAGEVYFGAAASVGAA
- a CDS encoding DUF1467 family protein, whose product is MAYSISTALAIYFVLWWVVLFTTLPFGVRSQHEDGEGAPGTDPGAPVMARMGYKLLWTTVISAVIFGIGMWAYHQGYLNIERLSKLMGLPF
- a CDS encoding ribonuclease J, with amino-acid sequence MARPDELTFAPLGGVGEIGMNLSIYGLGNRQQRSWLAVDLGVSFGDEEHLPGIDLIMPDIRFLEKERNNLMGLVLTHAHEDHFGAIIDLWPKLQCKIYATQFSAALFEAKCASERNPPKIPVTVVPSGGRVDLGPFTVEFIPVAHSIPESHALAIHTAVGTVLHTGDWKIDPTPIIGLPTDERRLRELGDAGVLALVGDSTNAVREGRSPSETEVAATITKLVKAAKGRVAVTTFASNVARLKAVAGAARAADREVVVVGRAMERVVQVARETGYLDGVQNFRSADYYGHFPPNKVLALCTGSQGEPRAALARIANNDHPQVTLNKGDCVIFSSRTIPGNEKAVGGIINGLVTQGIEVITDRTDLVHVSGHPRRDELRDMISWVRPQILIPVHGEALHLSEHAKLARTAGVPKVLICRNGDLVKLGPGDPAIIDELPSGRIYKDGNILEDSKSRAVVERRRMGFAGCAFVAIAMTDKGELADDPEVDLVGIPEKNAAGEVIDEMVFDAVVSTVENLPRARRRDADATAESVRRAVRAVINEQWGKKPICLVHVLTV
- the mce gene encoding methylmalonyl-CoA epimerase; this encodes MLGRLNHVAIAVKDAEKAAKIYGGAFGAEISGAVPLPEHGVITVFVTLPNTKIEFIQPLGEASPIAKFVERNADGGIHHICYDVPDIIATRDKLISEGARVLGDGVPKIGAHGKPVLFFHPKDFSGALVEIEQA
- the nuoK gene encoding NADH-quinone oxidoreductase subunit NuoK; this encodes MTIGLGHYLAVGAILFTLGILGIFLNRKNIIVILMSIELILLAVNINLVAFSTFLGDIVGQVFALLVLTVAAAEAAIGLAVLVVYFRNRGSIAVEDVNLMKG
- the nuoL gene encoding NADH-quinone oxidoreductase subunit L — its product is MVQAIVFLPLLGAILAGLIAIFGAHARNPSGDEVKHHDHGHGDHAHATDSHDDHGHDDHHVSEPPAQGSRAAELITTGLLFVSAALSWVVLVDIGFLHRDVVRIALFPWINSGDLQVAWALRVDTLTAVMLVVVNTISSLVHLYSIGYMDEDPYRPRFFAYLSLFTFAMLMLVTADNLVQLFFGWEGVGLASYLLIGFWYHKPSANAAAIKAFVVNRVGDFGFALGILAIFMLIGSTDFETIFAGAPGLSGKTVDFFGWHADALTLTCLLLFMGAMGKSAQFLLHTWLPDAMEGPTPVSALIHAATMVTAGVFMVARLSPLFELAPNAQAVVMFFGATTAFFAATVGLVQNDIKRIVAYSTCSQLGYMFVAMGAGAYSVGIFHLFTHAFFKALLFLGSGSVIYAMHHEQDIRNMGGLKDKIPYTYSVMVIGTLALTGFPLTAGYFSKDAIIESAYVAHNPFAYYGFAMTVIAAGLTSFYSWRLIFKTFHGEPHDQHHYEAAHEAPMWMLVPIGILAAGSILAGFPFKEVFAGHGVEEFFRESLKMHPHIIDEMHHISPVIAFLPTVMMVVGFLVSWLFYIRRPYLPVELANQHQMLYQFLLNKWYFDELYELIFVRPAKWLGRFLWKKGDGFVIDGFGPDGVSARVLDVTRNVVKIQTGYLYHYAFAMLIGVAGLITWFMFGLGGQ
- a CDS encoding class I SAM-dependent methyltransferase — translated: MSITSDARFWDRSSRKYARSGIADLSGYERTLERARAHLQRGDSVLELGCGTGTTALRLADGVRSYLATDISGGMIAIAEEKLVVESIPALSFRTATAEELVHEESRFDAVLGFNYLHLVRNVPGTLRSIHALLKPGGLFISKTPCLGDMNPLIRLLLLPAMRAIGKAPHVSSLGASALEQLIIGAGFDVLVREGHASKGKDQRPYIVARKR
- a CDS encoding NADH-quinone oxidoreductase subunit J — translated: MILPALFFYLFAGVCVASAVMVIVSRNPVHSVLYLILAFVNAAGLFVLMGAEFLGMMLIVVYVGAVAVLFLFVIMMLDVDFVELREGFLEYLPIGLVIGGIFLVELLLVAGGWVINPGTVKQITAAIPTNVSNTEALGLVLYTKYIHYFQIAGMVLLVAMIGAIVLTLRHKAKVKRQDINVQNARTPELAMAVRKVASGQGLQDADAAEWVK
- a CDS encoding NADH-quinone oxidoreductase subunit M, with the translated sequence MTTWPILSVVTFLPVIGALAIYLTRGDDEAARRNARWIALWTTLVTFGVSLILVWRFDAANPDFQFVEKANWLASGITYHMGVDGISLPFVILTTALMPFCIIASWKSITMRVREYMMAFLLLETLMVGTFSALDLVLFYLFFEGGLIPMFLIIGVWGGARRVYASFKFFLYTLLGSVLMLLAIMALYWNAGTTDIPTLMHTAVPRSLQTWAWLAFFASFAVKMPMWPVHTWLPDAHVEAPTAGSVILAAILLKMGGYGFLRFSLPMFPLASHDFAWIIFTLSVIAIVYTSLVALMQEDIKKLIAYSSVAHMGFVTMGIFAGTTQGVAGGVFQMVSHGIVSGALFLCVGIVYDRMHTREIAAYGGLVNRMPLYALVFMVFTMANVGLPGTSGFVGEFMTLVGTFKVSIPTATFATLGVILSAAYALWLYRKVVFGPLTKPSLASIKDLTFRESLMMFPLVFLTILFGVYPKPVLDMSAASVQQLVNNYNAAVTAVKAAALVQ
- the nuoN gene encoding NADH-quinone oxidoreductase subunit NuoN: MSFSSAGYQLLPVLPELVLAVGAMALLMLGAYRGEGTTRLVTSLAVVLLVVTGALELMLPAGKLTTFGGSFIVDDFARFLKILAIIGSAVTLILSTEFLSDPSRRIFEYSILVLLSTLGMMVLISAADLIMLYLGLELMSLALYVVAASNRDNAKSTEAGLKYFVLGALSSGMLLYGASLIYGFTGTVDFAGIAAAVKTGSVGIVFGLVFLLAGLCFKVSAVPFHMWTPDVYEGAPTPVTAFFASAPKVAALAVFTRVTLTAFPGIVPQWQQILVFVAIASMALGSFAAIGQKNIKRLMAYSSIGHMGFALVGLASGTVEGAQGVLVYIAIYVAMTLGTFAVILSMKRDGQPMEQISDFAGLSRTNPLLAFFFAMLLFSLAGIPPLAGFFAKWYVFVAAIKADLFTLAVIGVLTSVVGAFYYLTIIKLMYFDEPAGEIEPMRIELRTVLAAAGIFNIFFFVYPGPLVSVATAAAKSLF
- the nuoI gene encoding NADH-quinone oxidoreductase subunit NuoI, which translates into the protein MSVNVNATARALLLSEFVSAFFLAMRYFFKPKPTLNYPFEKGPISPRFRGEHALRRYPNGEERCIACKLCEAICPAQAITIEAGPRRNDGTRRTVRYDIDMVKCIYCGLCQEACPVDAIVEGPNFEFATETREELYYDKAKLLANGDRWEREIAKAIELDAPYR